ACCTGGCGGCGCTGCAGGCGGACCTGGCAGGTTCGGTCAGCGGCAGCGGCGTGGCCACCGGCGGCTATGCCGCGCCGCGCACCAGCTTCGACATCGATGCGCGCGGCCTCGGCCTCGCGGGTGCGAAGGTGCGCGCGCTGGACAGTTCGATCCGCGCCGCCGGCCAGTTCGCGCTGGCCGGCAAGGACAAGCAGCCGGAAGTGACGATGTCCGGCAGCCTGCGGCGGGTGAACCCGGCCGCGTTCGCGGCCTCGGCCCCGGCCGGCAACCTGAACGCCACGTTCTCCGGCAATGCGCGGCTGGCGGCCGACTGGCGCGCCAACGTCGACCTCGACCTGGCGCCCTCGACGCTGGTCGATGCGCCATTGTCCGGCCACGCGAAAGTGGCCGCCGACCACCGCCACGTCGACAAGGCCGATGTCGACCTGCGCCTGGGCCCGAACAGCCTGCGGGCGCAGGGCGCGTTCGGCGCACCGGCGGACCGGCTGAACTGGAAACTCGATGCGCCCCAGCTGTCCAGCCTGGGCGCGGGCTTCGGCGGCGTGCTGCGCGGTACCGGCACGCTGGGCGGCACGATGCAGAAACCCACGCTGTCGTTCGGCATCGAAGGCAACTCCCTGCGCTTCATGACGCAGCACCAGGTGCGCTCGATCAAGGCCACCGGCACGCTCGGCAACGTCGACGCGCTGGTGGCGGACGTGAACGTGACCGGCTACAGCTCGCCCACGCTCTCGGTGGATCGCGCGCGGCTGCAGAGCAGCGGCTCGGGCAGCGCCCACACGATCGCGCTGTCCGCGGCGAATTCGGACTTCGACGCGGCACTGCGCATCAGGGGCGGCTGGGCCAACGACACGTGGACCGGCAGCATCGACACGCTGCAGAACCGCGGCCGCTTCGCACTGACCCTGCAGGCGCCGGCACCGCTGGTGATCGCGGCGCCGAAAGGCAGCGGCGTGGCGGGCCTGGCGAATCCGGACCGGATCGCGCTGTCGAATGCGGTCATCGGCCTGCCGGAAGGCAGCCTGCGCGTGGAAAGCCTGGAAAAGAACGGCCCGCGCTGGCGCAGCCGCGGCGCGGCCGCCGGCGTGCCGGCCACGTATCTCGCGCAGTTGTCCGACGCGTGGCGCGGCCGCGTCGTCAGCGACCTGACGCTGGGCGCGAACTGGGGCATCGACATGACGATGCCGGCCACTGCCGCCGGTTCTGCAAATTCGGCACCGGCGCTGGACGGCTCGGTGCGCGTGTTCCGTGAAAAAGGCGACATCACGGTGACGGGCGGCGCCAAGCCGCTGGCGCTGGGCCTGTCGCAGCTGCAGGCCGGCGTCAACGTTTCCGGCAGCACGCTGAAGGTGCAGGCAGGCATGACCGGCACGCGCGCCGGCCGCATCGCGCTCGATGCCACCGCGCAGCTGCGCGATGGCCGTATCCCCGGCGACAGCCCGCTGGCCGTGACCGGCAGCGTGGACGTGCCGTCGATCGCATGGCTGTCGCCGCTCGTCGGCATGGAGGGCCTGGAACTCGACGGTGCCCTGAAAGCGGCGATCGCCGGCAGCGGCACCGTCGCCAATCCGGCGCTGAACGGCGACGTATCGGGCAATGGCCTGGTGATCAACTGGGCCGACCAGGGCGTGCGCCTGCGTAACGGCCAGTTGCAGGCGCGCGTGGCCGGCGACCAGCTCACGCTGCAGAAGCTGCACCTGGAAGGCCGTACCGGCCGCGCCGATGCCGAAGGCTGGGTAAAGCTGGCGGGCAAGGAAATGACGATGAACCTGAAGCTCACGGCGGACAAGCTCGAAGCGCTGTCGCGCCCGGACCGCACGCTGGTGCTGTCCGGCTCCAGCGACATCGTGCGCGATGCGAAGCGCTTCCAGCTGAACGGCAAGTTCCGCGCCGACCGCGCCGACATCGAGCTGCCGGACGAGAACTCGCCGACCATCAGCGACGACGTGGTGATCCTCGGCCGTACCAAGCCCTCGATCAAGGAAACCGCGCAGGCGATGCCGCTGAACGTGGACCTGGAAGCGGACCTGGGCAACGACTTCCGCCTGAAGGGCAAGGGCCTGGATGCCTACCTGGCCGGCGGCGTGCACGTGCGCATCGCGGACCGGCGGCCGCCGCGCATCAACGGCAGCATCCGCGTGGCCAGCGGCACCTACGCGGCCTATGGCCAGAAGCTGGCGATCGAACGCGGCGTGATCAACTTCACGGGCGCCTACGACAACCCGGGCCTGAACATCCTCGCGGTGCGCAAGCGGCCGGAAGGCACCGAACTGTCCGATACCAACGTGGAAGCCGGCGTCGAAGTGCGCGGCACGGCGCTGTCGCCGACCGCGCGGCTGGTGTCCACGCCAACCGTGCCGGACAGCGAGAAGCTGTCGTGGCTCGTGCTGGGACACGGCATGGACGACATGCAGGGCAACGAGATGGGCCTGCTCGGCACCGCCGCCGGCGCGCTGTTCGGCGGCAAGGGCGGCGGCAGCTTCGCCAACAAGATCGGGCTGGACGAGCTCGGCGTCTCGCAGGGCAGCGGCACCGCCACCGGCCTGGAAAACACCGTCGTCACGGTCGGCAAGAAGCTGTCGTCGCGCGCCTACCTCGGCTTCGAGCAGGGCGCCGGCAGCGCCACCTCGCTAGTCAAGCTGCGCTACAAGCTGAACCAGCGGATCACGCTGCAGTTCCAGACCGGCACGAACAACGCGCTGGATGTGCTGTATACGTGGGCGTTTGATTGACGGTTGCCGGCAGTCGCCGGAACGCTTGCGCCGCCTGGCGTCGGACACTATTTTGTGGAAGATTCATCCAGAAAATAGTGTCCGGCACCGGTTTTCGCCAACGCCGTCTGCGGCTTGCGGCGAAACCTACTCCGGCTTGTGATCCGGCACCGGATCATCCTGCTCCACCGGCGCATCCGGATGGTGCGGATGGTGCGGCTGCGGGTCCGGGGCGGGTTCGTCGACAGGCACCGGCAGGTCCGGCGCCCGGTGTGCCCGGTACGGATGGACCGGTTCCGTCGCGCGATAATGCTCCATGTTTCCTCCTGTGGTGAACGGCATCACGGTACCACGCTCCCCGTAATCGCGCCGCAGCGTTACAATTTCCGTTTTCCCGACCATATCGATCCATGCAACTGACAACCCTGGCCCTGCTGATCCTGATTCCGCTGCTGATCTGGCGGGTCTACCTGCGCCTGCGACAGTTCTTTGTCAGGCAGGAATCGCTGATGTGGAAACACTGGACCGGTGCGGTACTGTTCCCGGTGATGCTGCTGGCGGCGGCCGCTTCGCTGCTGACCGGCGGGCCGGCGCTGGCGGCGCTCGTCGGCGGCACGGTGGCCGGCGGCTGGCTGGCGTTCTTCGCGCTGAAGAAAACGCGTTTCGAGACCGTCGGCCGCCGTTACTACTTCACACCGTATGCCCGCTTCGGCATCCTGGTCTGCATGCTGTTCGCCGCGCGCGTGCTGCAGATCGGCGTCGAGCTGTACATGAACCGCCAGTCCGATTTTCCGCAACCGATCACGCGCGAGATGCTGGTGGCGCATCCACTGTCCTGCGCCGCGTTCGGCCTCCTCGCCGGCTATCTCGCCACTTTCTCGATAGGCATGCTGCGCTGGCGCCGCGCGCAGCCGCCACTGCCGGAGCTCCAATGAACCTGCTGCCCCCTCCCCTTTTGCCCCGCGCCTTGTTACCCAACGAGCCACGCATCGCCGACGAGCTCCAGCAAACCCTGACCGAGCGGTACCTGCTGCCGGCGCTGCCGGCGCTGCGGTCCCTGCTTGTCGAACTGCGCGCCCGGCTCGACCCGGTGCTGTCCGCCCGCGCGCCCGTCAAGCTGGGGCGGCGTTATCCACTGGGCCAGAGCATGGAGATCGCGCAGGCGCTCCATGAAATGCTGGGCGGGCTCAATGCCGGCACGCTGCCCGGCCGGGCCGCGGAAGGCTACGCGGCGCTGAGCGCCTTCCATGCGCTTGGCGGCAGCCTGCGCCAGGTGTGGGGCGCGCTGCACGGCACGCACTTCCACAATGCTTTCCTGTTCGGCACGCTGTATGTCGACGTGGCGGCCGACAGCATCGCGCCCGGCGGTACGACAGTGGACATCGCGCCGTTCCGGCAAGCCCGCATGACACCGGTGCGCGACCATCGCCATTTCGCGCTGCTGGCGCAAAGCGCGTGGCATGCCACGGTCTATCCGAACCATGTGCTGCCCGCCCTTGCGCCGTATGCGCCGCTGATCATGCTGGTTCCGGGCGGCTCGGTGCGCATCGAAGCCGATGCGGCCTACATGGGCGAGCTGGCACTGGCCGGCGGTTTCGCTTCCAGCGCGGATGTGCTGAACGGGCCGGCGATGCCGCCCGACCTGTTCAACCTGGTGGCCGACACGCTGCGCAGGGCCGGCATTACCGTGGCCGGCAACGCCGCCAAGGGCCAGCAGGAAGCACTCGGGCTGTGCGTGCGCTACCGCGACGGGCGGCGGCGCCCGGGCGACCTGCACCACGTGCGCGCACTCGAACTGCTGGCGAAGGCGAACAGCCTGCTGGGCGCGCTGCACGTCTCCGCGCAGCCGCAAGCGGCCTGACACCGGCCTACACCAGGCTGCGCAGGGCGCCTTCCAGCTGCGGATAACGGAACCGGAAGCCCTTGCGCAGCAGCCTGGCCGGCACCACGTTCTGGCCTTCCAGCAGTAGGTCCGCCTGCTCGCCCAGCAGCAGCCGCACGGGCCAGGCCGGTGTCGGTAACCATGCGGGCCGATGCAGCAGCCTGGCCGCGGTGCCGATGAATTCGCGCTGCGTCACGACCTGCGGCGCGGTGAAATTCCAGGCGCCCTGCACGCCCGCTTGGTGCACGCCCGCTTGCAAGCCCGCAGGCTGCACGCCAGACTCCTCGCCCATCGCTTCGCTGCGCGCCGCCAGCCACGCGTGGCCCCGCAACAGATCTTCGATGTGGATCCACGACAGCCTTTGGCACCCGCCGCCCATCGGCCCGCCAACGCCCAGCTTCACAGGCAGCAGCATCGGCGGCAACGCGCCCCCATCGCCCAGCACCAGGCCGAAGCGGGTCGTCGCCACCTGCACGCCATGCTGCGCGGCGCGCTGCGCCGCCGCTTCCCACTCCTGGCACAGCTGCGACATGAAAACCGGTTGCGGCGGGCTGTCTTCCGTCAGCGGCGCCGCCCCATCCTGCGGCTGCACGCCGTAGTACCCGATGGCGGACGCGGACACCAGCAGCCGCGGCTTGTGCCGCGCCCTGGCGATCCAGTCCACCACGCGCCGCGTCAGCGCCACCCGGCTGGCGCGCAGCGCGGCCTTGCGCTTGTCCGTCCAGCGCGGGCCGAGAATGCGTGCGCCCGCCAGGTTGACGACGATGTCGATCTTCTCCGTGTCCGGCAGCTCGTCCATCGTCATCACGCAGCGCACGGCGCCGCCCGCATTTCCCAGGGTGCGCGCGGCCCGCGCCGTGTCGCGCGTCATCGCGATCACGCGCTGGCCATCGGCCAGCAGTGCCGCCACCAGCCGGCGGCCGACGAAGCCGGTGGCACCGGTGACGAGCACCGTCTGGCCCGGCGTGCCGAAATGGAGGGGTTCAGCGGTCTTCGGTGTGCTCATGATCGGTCATCCAAGTAGTTTGGCCACCTTGCCGCCCATTTTCAGGAAGCGCTTGAGCGTGACGGGCGGCATGTGCTTGTAGTCGTCATAGCTGTCGGCCAGCATTTCCAGGAAATCGAGCACGTGCGCCATCTTCTCGCGCGTGGCCGGCTGCATGCCGCGGTCCTCCTCGGCCTCGATGGCGCACTGGCGCAGCACGGACAGCGTGGGATCGATCTCGCGCCGTTTCCGTTCCTCGACGATCACGCGGAAGATCTCCCACACATCCTGCAGCGCCACGAAGTGATCGCGGCGGTCGCCCATCACGTGCGCCACCTTGACCAGGCCCCAGCTTTGCAGCTCCTTCAGGCTGTTGCTGACGTTCGAGCGGGCCACGGCCAGCGTTTCGACGATCTGCTCGGCGTTCAGGGGCTCGTTGGCCAGGAACAGCAGCGCGTGGATCTGCGCCACGGTGCGGTTGACGCCCCAGCGCGTGCCCATCTCGCCCCAGTGGAGAATGTATTTCTGTTCGGTCGGACTCAGGGTCATGAAATTCTCTTGTTTCTGTTGTTACAGAAATTAGAGATCAAATTGAGGTATCTGTCAAACGATTTCGCCAGCAACGGGACCGGTCCAGCTTCGAGCCGCCCGGCTCCAAAAACGAAAAGCCGCGCAGTGCGCGGCTTTTCGTTGGCGAAAGCAGCCGGTCAGGCGGCCTTGGCGGCATCGGCCGCCTCCTCCTTGCGCCGCTGCAGCACGAAGATCGGCTGCGCCCACGGCGTATCCTTCTTTTTCTTGCTCGTGATGAGCGTGAGTTCGGAAGGATCGTAGACGTCCGTATTGTGCGTCAGCGGCGTCGTCATCAGGTACTGGGCATCGGTGTTCTTCAGGAACTCGCCGACCAGCTGGATGTTGCGGATGTCCAGGTGGGCGAACGGTTCGTCGATGAACACGAAGCCGCCGGAGCCTTCGTCGGATTTCAGCAGGCCGATCAGCAGCACCAGCGACTTCATCACCTGCTGGCCGCCGGAAGCCTCGCCGTCGTTCATGCCGATCACGCCCTTGCCGTCGAACTTGAAGCGCACGTGCAGGCCGGCCTGCGCCAGCAGCAGGTCGTCGTTCTCCAGCTTGACGGGGTCGGCGCTGACTTCGATCTTGGCCAGTTCGCCCAGCTCCCGGATGTTCTTCGTGTACTGCTTGATCGTGTAGCGCAGCCGGTCCATGTAGGCGCCGCGGGCGTTGCCGGTCGCCTCGATCGCGCGGTTGTTCTGGTAGCGGCGCTCTTCCGTTTCGCTCTTGCGGCTCGACAGCTGCTCGTTCAGGCGGGCGTACTGGTCGATCACGGTGGCATCGAGTTCCCAGTCGTCGCGCGCCAGGCTGGCCTGCAGGCTGGCGATGCGCAGGTCGACCTGGTGCGCATTGACGTGCTGTGCCACCAGTGCCTGGCGGCGGGCGGGACGGCGCCATCCGGCCGGCAGGTGGCGCCACTGGCGGCGCAGCGCCAGCAGCGCGCGGGCGTGGTCGGAGCGCTGGTCGAGCTGGCGCTTGTAGTTCAGGCGCATGCCGGCTTCCGCTTCGGACAGCGCCATGCGCGCGCCATTCCACGCGCCATCGGCACGGGTGCGCGCCACCGTGGCGCTCTTCATCAGGCCCTGCAGCTCGCCGAGGCGCGAGCCCACTTCGAGGCGTTCGGCGCGCAGCGGCACCGAGGCGCGGGCGGCTTCGTCGAATTCATCGGCGCGTGCCGAGAGTTCCTTCACCGCGTCCACGCCGGCCACGCGGGCCTTCAGCGCGCTGGTTTCGGAAACGAGCCGGCTGATCTGCAGCGTGAACTTGTCTTCTTCCGCTTCCAGCGACGGCAGGTTGCGGGCGATCGCTTCCTGGCGCTGCGTGCGGCCGGCGGAACCGAAGCGGTAGCGCGACACTTCCACGAACAGCGAACGGCCGCCGCGGCGTTCCTTGTGATACGCATCCGGCGTGATCCATTCCTCGATGTTGCCGAGTTTGGCGCCCTGCTCCACGGAGTCGACGCGCGTGATGCGCGACAGCTGTTCGATCAGCCATTCCGGCGCGCGCGCCGTGAAGCGCACCACCGACAGCAGGCTCTCGTTCTTCGGCTCGTGCGCCTTCACGCATTCGGGCACGATGAAGTGGCGATAGCGCTCCTTCTCCGCGAGGCGGTAGGCGGCGGCCGCATCGGAACCATTTTCGAGCAGCACCACGGAGGCGTAGCCGCCCAGCACGCCCTCGACGGCACCCTGCCACTTCGGATCGGTGACTTCCACGATATCGGACAGCATCGCGTGCGGGATGTTCGCATCGCGCAGCACGCGGCGCATCTGCCGCACGTTGTCCGGCTCCGGCATCGCGGTCTTGCCCTGCAGCGCGGCGATCGTAGCCTTGTCGGTGGCGATGCGGGTCGACACGGTATCGCGCGCGGCGCGCAGGCGCGCCAGTTCCGCTTCCTTCTCTTCGAGCTGCTTGGCCACGTCGGCGATATCGGCGCCCGCTTCGGCGGCGAGCTTTTGCAGGCGCGACTTCTGTTCGATCAGGCTGTCCAGCGGTTTCAGCCTGGCGTTCAGCGCCGACAGGCGGGTCTGCAGCACCGTCGATTCCTGCTCCAGCACCGTTTCCTGCTGCTGCGCTCCCTGCAGCAGCAATGCCTGCCGCTCGACTTCGCGGCGGCGCTCGGCGATCTGCTGGTCCACCTGCGCCAGCGGCTTCTTCCCCTCGCGCAGCTGGCGGCCGACATTGGCCGCCTTCTCCCGCGCCTCGTGGTATTCGAGCGACGGCAGCACTTCTTCCTGCAGGTTGCGGCGCTCCTTGTGCAGCGTTTCCCACTGGTGGTAGTTGGCCACGCGCAGGCGCAGGCCCTCCAGGTTGGCGCGCGAGCCTTCCAGCTCCGCCTCGAAGCGCTTCAACTCTTCCTCGGTGTCGCGCTGGTGGCGCTTCGCCTCGTCGTAGGCATCGAGCACTTCCTTGTCGCCGAACACCTGGAATACCAGGTCCAGCAACTGGCGCGGCGCGTATTCGCACAGCTTGTCGGTTTCGCCCTGCTCCAGCGCCAGCACCTTC
Above is a window of Pseudoduganella dura DNA encoding:
- a CDS encoding translocation/assembly module TamB domain-containing protein — its product is MADDTNTPQNPAETGGDTTPLPRKERRWLRRTLIGTGITVVVLGGAIWLLGRETTLQQIAQRVASASGGAITITGVTGSLYNHMHIGRVVYKGKTSTITADNIDIDWSPLQFFSSGIEISQLRVASVLMQTTGEDDEPLTVPASLAPPFRISVDDAQLLKLTMVGLTGTRNNITDIRAKLYGDKTQWQLTGASAVTPIGRVAADGTIGAQKPFALQAKAALTEVRIAPGQPSAQLTAAATGNLSLMTLAIKGTSPNANGDGVVTLTPFEKIPLRTADIRAHGVDPSRFQSAWPKASLDLRVKADIGTQQQVSGLLELTNTATPGPIDRQLLPLKAVTARLGGNLTTATLDNLLIDLGNAGRFTGNGRIERTGPDGGIETADIRLHTDRIDLRAIHGAANTTAIAGDVSARSTGKIQTFDVNLAEKNLRLDAHAKLEDTLVTIERARLQAGRGTIGVTGRASLADDRAFKAAATVDRFDPAALGDFPRADLNAVANVAGKLVPELQAAVDFTIRPSKLMGQPLSGSGKLDADAQHLTNIAASVAMGRNTVEARGAFGLPAEKLNWKLDAKDLAALQADLAGSVSGSGVATGGYAAPRTSFDIDARGLGLAGAKVRALDSSIRAAGQFALAGKDKQPEVTMSGSLRRVNPAAFAASAPAGNLNATFSGNARLAADWRANVDLDLAPSTLVDAPLSGHAKVAADHRHVDKADVDLRLGPNSLRAQGAFGAPADRLNWKLDAPQLSSLGAGFGGVLRGTGTLGGTMQKPTLSFGIEGNSLRFMTQHQVRSIKATGTLGNVDALVADVNVTGYSSPTLSVDRARLQSSGSGSAHTIALSAANSDFDAALRIRGGWANDTWTGSIDTLQNRGRFALTLQAPAPLVIAAPKGSGVAGLANPDRIALSNAVIGLPEGSLRVESLEKNGPRWRSRGAAAGVPATYLAQLSDAWRGRVVSDLTLGANWGIDMTMPATAAGSANSAPALDGSVRVFREKGDITVTGGAKPLALGLSQLQAGVNVSGSTLKVQAGMTGTRAGRIALDATAQLRDGRIPGDSPLAVTGSVDVPSIAWLSPLVGMEGLELDGALKAAIAGSGTVANPALNGDVSGNGLVINWADQGVRLRNGQLQARVAGDQLTLQKLHLEGRTGRADAEGWVKLAGKEMTMNLKLTADKLEALSRPDRTLVLSGSSDIVRDAKRFQLNGKFRADRADIELPDENSPTISDDVVILGRTKPSIKETAQAMPLNVDLEADLGNDFRLKGKGLDAYLAGGVHVRIADRRPPRINGSIRVASGTYAAYGQKLAIERGVINFTGAYDNPGLNILAVRKRPEGTELSDTNVEAGVEVRGTALSPTARLVSTPTVPDSEKLSWLVLGHGMDDMQGNEMGLLGTAAGALFGGKGGGSFANKIGLDELGVSQGSGTATGLENTVVTVGKKLSSRAYLGFEQGAGSATSLVKLRYKLNQRITLQFQTGTNNALDVLYTWAFD
- a CDS encoding epimerase, with the translated sequence MSTPKTAEPLHFGTPGQTVLVTGATGFVGRRLVAALLADGQRVIAMTRDTARAARTLGNAGGAVRCVMTMDELPDTEKIDIVVNLAGARILGPRWTDKRKAALRASRVALTRRVVDWIARARHKPRLLVSASAIGYYGVQPQDGAAPLTEDSPPQPVFMSQLCQEWEAAAQRAAQHGVQVATTRFGLVLGDGGALPPMLLPVKLGVGGPMGGGCQRLSWIHIEDLLRGHAWLAARSEAMGEESGVQPAGLQAGVHQAGVQGAWNFTAPQVVTQREFIGTAARLLHRPAWLPTPAWPVRLLLGEQADLLLEGQNVVPARLLRKGFRFRYPQLEGALRSLV
- a CDS encoding GbsR/MarR family transcriptional regulator; amino-acid sequence: MTLSPTEQKYILHWGEMGTRWGVNRTVAQIHALLFLANEPLNAEQIVETLAVARSNVSNSLKELQSWGLVKVAHVMGDRRDHFVALQDVWEIFRVIVEERKRREIDPTLSVLRQCAIEAEEDRGMQPATREKMAHVLDFLEMLADSYDDYKHMPPVTLKRFLKMGGKVAKLLG
- a CDS encoding ATP-binding protein translates to MFHIKSLELVHWDYWQRIKNIPLDAKIITIAGQNGSGKTTLLDALRTLFGLDCSMGRTYKHYARHSGQQNAWLRAVVDNKATGRQLSNRPFRSSGFFSEDEVTLFCQIQKNGGDWKRQYLMRPGNVEIEEVTEANDWLGVENYRKRLANAGLSPAMAKVLALEQGETDKLCEYAPRQLLDLVFQVFGDKEVLDAYDEAKRHQRDTEEELKRFEAELEGSRANLEGLRLRVANYHQWETLHKERRNLQEEVLPSLEYHEAREKAANVGRQLREGKKPLAQVDQQIAERRREVERQALLLQGAQQQETVLEQESTVLQTRLSALNARLKPLDSLIEQKSRLQKLAAEAGADIADVAKQLEEKEAELARLRAARDTVSTRIATDKATIAALQGKTAMPEPDNVRQMRRVLRDANIPHAMLSDIVEVTDPKWQGAVEGVLGGYASVVLLENGSDAAAAYRLAEKERYRHFIVPECVKAHEPKNESLLSVVRFTARAPEWLIEQLSRITRVDSVEQGAKLGNIEEWITPDAYHKERRGGRSLFVEVSRYRFGSAGRTQRQEAIARNLPSLEAEEDKFTLQISRLVSETSALKARVAGVDAVKELSARADEFDEAARASVPLRAERLEVGSRLGELQGLMKSATVARTRADGAWNGARMALSEAEAGMRLNYKRQLDQRSDHARALLALRRQWRHLPAGWRRPARRQALVAQHVNAHQVDLRIASLQASLARDDWELDATVIDQYARLNEQLSSRKSETEERRYQNNRAIEATGNARGAYMDRLRYTIKQYTKNIRELGELAKIEVSADPVKLENDDLLLAQAGLHVRFKFDGKGVIGMNDGEASGGQQVMKSLVLLIGLLKSDEGSGGFVFIDEPFAHLDIRNIQLVGEFLKNTDAQYLMTTPLTHNTDVYDPSELTLITSKKKKDTPWAQPIFVLQRRKEEAADAAKAA